Proteins from one Telopea speciosissima isolate NSW1024214 ecotype Mountain lineage chromosome 1, Tspe_v1, whole genome shotgun sequence genomic window:
- the LOC122658962 gene encoding LEAF RUST 10 DISEASE-RESISTANCE LOCUS RECEPTOR-LIKE PROTEIN KINASE-like 2.4: MTNSFKEKLGQGGFDGVFKGKLPDGRLVAVKVLNDFKGNNGEDFINEVESISKTSHVHIVTFLGFCFDGSKRALIYNKKSIETCPHLGWDRLHQIAVGIARGLEYLHCGCNTRILHFDIKPHNILLNEDFCPKISDFGLAKLCPKNDSIISMSNTRGTIGYIAPEVFSRNFGGVLHKSDVYSYGMMVLEMVGGRKNFDKGVDHTSEIYFQDWIYEHIGQSEHLQLDMVMTKEEEEIVRKMVLVGLWCIQMDPLNRPSISKVVEMLEGNLEALPIPPKPFLSSPSRQLDDSSTRSIS, encoded by the coding sequence ATGACAAATTCgtttaaagaaaaattaggCCAAGGTGGTTTCGATGGTGTATTCAAAGGGAAGCTACCAGATGGTCGTTTGGTTGCAGTGAAAGTCCTAAATGATTTTAAAGGTAATAATGGAGAAGACTTTATTAATGAAGTTGAAAGCATTAGTAAGACTTCCCATGTTCATATTGTcacttttctgggtttttgcTTTGATGGATCCAAAAGAGCACTAATCTACAACAAGAAATCAATTGAAACATGCCCTCACCTCGGTTGGGACAGACTACATCAAATTGCAGTTGGCATCGCTCGGGGGTTAGAGTATTTACATTGTGGTTGTAACACTCGAATTCTGCATTTTGACATAAAACCTCATAATATTCTTTTGAATGAAGACTTTTGTCCAAAGATATCTGACTTTGGTCTTGCTAAACTATGTCCTAAAAACGATAGTATCATATCAATGTCAAATACTAGAGGGACCATAGGATATATTGCACCAGAAGTGTTCTCTCGAAACTTTGGAGGAGTTTTACACAAGTCAGATGTTTATAGTTATGGAATGATGGTACTAGAAATGGTTGGAGGACGAAAGAACTTTGATAAAGGAGTTGATCACACTAGTGAAATTTATTTTCAGGATTGGATCTATGAGCATATTGGACAAAGTGAGCATTTACAATTAGACATGGTTATGacgaaagaggaagaagaaatagtcAGAAAGATGGTTTTAGTGGGTTTATGGTGCATACAAATGGATCCATTAAATCGACCATCAATCAGCAAAGTAGTGGAAATGTTAGAAGGAAACCTTGAAGCTTTGCCAATTCCTCCCAAGCCTTTCTTATCTTCTCCTTCAAGACAATTAGATGATTCTTCTACCAGATCAATATCTTAA
- the LOC122652795 gene encoding uncharacterized mitochondrial protein AtMg00240-like → MGVLKYFLGIEVARSQHGLYLCQRKYTLDILDDCGLTGGRPADFSMEQNLKLSDTSGPILSDPAPYRRLVGHLIHLTVTRPDIVHTINMLSQFMHQPRQPHLDAAHQLLRYLKGTPGQGLLIPAKNALELSAYCDSDWASCPMTHVPQLVIAYFLALFPYLERQKNKSLYLVLPQTFLME, encoded by the coding sequence ATGGGGGTACTCAAATATTTCCTTGGCATAGAAGTCGCCCGTTCTCAGCACGGTCTCTATCTCTGCCAAAGGAAATACACTTTGGATATTTTGGATGATTGTGGTCTCACTGGAGGTCGGCCTGCTGATTTTTCAATGGAGCAAAATTTAAAACTTTCAGATACATCAGGGCCCATCCTCAGTGACCCAGCTCCCTATCGACGGTTGGTTGGTCACTTAATCCATCTCACTGTCACACGACCGGATATTGTACATACTATTAATATGTTaagccaattcatgcatcaaCCCCGTCAACCGCACCTTGACGCCGCACACCAGTTACTTAGATATTTGAAAGGTACACCAGGTCAAGGTCTCCTCATCCCTGCCAAGAATGCTCTTGAACTCAGTGCTTACTGCGATTCGGACTGGGCCAGTTGCCCGATGACTCACGTTCCACAATTGGTTATTGCATATTTCTTGGCTCTGTTCCCATATCttgaaagacaaaaaaacaaGTCACTGTATCTCGTTCTTCCGCAGACCTTTCTTATGGAGTGA
- the LOC122658973 gene encoding LEAF RUST 10 DISEASE-RESISTANCE LOCUS RECEPTOR-LIKE PROTEIN KINASE-like 2.4, producing the protein MTNSFKEKLGQGGYGGVFKGKLPDGRLVAVKVLNGSIGNGEEFINEVASISTTSHVHIVTFLGFCFDDSKRALIYEFMSNGSLEKFIYNKKSMITCPHLGWDRLHQIAIGIARGLEYLHRGCNTQILHFDIKPHNILLDEDFCPKISDFGLAKLCPRKDSIISMADTRGTIGYIAPEVFSRNFGGVSHKSDVYSYGMMVLEMVGGRKNFDKGVDHTSEIYFPDWIYVHIGENEHLQLDMVMTEEEEEIVRKMVLVGLWCIQMDPLNRPSISKVVDMLEGNFESLPIPPKPFLSYPSRHLAEFFTRSTS; encoded by the coding sequence ATGACGAAttcatttaaagaaaaattgGGGCAAGGTGGTTACGGTGGTGTATTCAAAGGGAAGCTACCCGATGGTCGTTTGGTTGCAGTAAAAGTCCTAAATGGCTCTATAGGAAATGGAGAagagtttattaatgaagttGCAAGCATTAGTACGACTTCTCATGTTCATATTGTcacttttctgggtttttgtTTTGATGACTCCAAAAGAGCACTTATCTATGAGTTCATGTCCAACGGATCTCTTGAGAAGTTCATCTACAACAAGAAATCAATGATAACATGCCCTCACCTCGGTTGGGACAGACTACATCAAATTGCAATTGGCATCGCTCGGGGGTTAGAGTATTTACATCGTGGTTGTAACACTCAAATTCTGCATTTTGATATAAAACCTCATAATATTCTTTTGGATGAAGACTTTTGTCCAAAGATATCTGACTTTGGTCTTGCAAAACTATGTCCTAGAAAAGATAGTATCATATCAATGGCAGATACTAGAGGGACCATAGGATATATTGCACCCGAAGTGTTCTCTCGGAATTTTGGAGGAGTTTCACACAAGTCAGATGTTTATAGCTATGGAATGATGGTACTAGAAATGGTTGGAGGACGAAAGAACTTTGATAAAGGAGTTGATCACACTAGTGAAATTTATTTTCCGGATTGGATCTATGTGCATATTGGAGAAAATGAGCATTTACAATTAGACATGGTTATGacggaagaggaagaagaaatagtcAGAAAGATGGTTTTAGTGGGTTTATGGTGCATACAAATGGATCCATTGAATCGACCATCAATTAGCAAAGTGGTGGATATGTTAGAAGGAAACTTTGAATCATTGCCAATTCCCCCCAAGCCTTTCTTATCGTATCCTTCAAGACATCTAGCTGAATTTTTTACCAGATCAACATCTTAA
- the LOC122652804 gene encoding LEAF RUST 10 DISEASE-RESISTANCE LOCUS RECEPTOR-LIKE PROTEIN KINASE-like 1.2: protein MDRISSSSLALISLVFLLLLSVLQTALCADWRFEACSKIVNCGGEGFNISYPFWIYDKQPSYCGIPGFQLTCKNQQPTFNLSSTTDYIIRHISYENQSFRVIDAKVSREGGCSSQLENVTLDSTPFRYGPNRADLFLFFNCNHTLLPSEYSVHEINCSSTPSNLALLDDDPLLNQVKASGYCNPPVIAPVDRNSTRVVLQYGKSSYYTELLNEGFDLIWGGASDCSRCQRSGGRCGFDWTIYNFYCWCPDSPQRVQCGSLSSLSTNF from the coding sequence ATGGACAGAATTAGCAGCAGCAGCCTTGCCTTGATCTCCTTGGTTTTCCTATTACTACTATCAGTACTGCAAACGGCTCTATGCGCGGATTGGCGATTTGAAGCTTGTAGTAAGATCGTCAATTGTGGTGGTGAAGGATTCAACATTAGTTACCCATTTTGGATTTATGATAAACAACCATCTTACTGTGGCATCCCAGGCTTTCAGCTGACCTGCAAGAACCAGCAGCCCACTTTCAATTTATCATCTACTACTGACTATATCATCCGTCATATCTCATACGAAAACCAATCTTTTCGGGTCATTGATGCCAAAGTCAGTAGGGAAGGCGGTTGTTCATCTCAACTTGAGAACGTCACCCTAGATAGCACTCCCTTCCGCTATGGTCCAAACCGTGCagatctcttcctcttcttcaattgcAATCACACTCTTCTCCCTTCTGAATATTCAGTTCATGAGATCAATTGTAGTTCTACTCCCTCTAATTTGGCTTTACTCGATGATGATCCCTTGTTGAATCAAGTGAAGGCTTCTGGGTATTGTAATCCGCCAGTAATCGCACCAGTTGACAGGAACAGTACTAGAGTAGTCCTACAATATGGGAAGTCGTCATATTACACGGAACTTTTGAATGAGGGGTTTGATTTGATATGGGGTGGTGCTTCTGATTGCAGCAGATGCCAAAGAAGCGGTGGGCGCTGTGGATTTGATTGGACCATTTACAACTTCTATTGTTGGTGCCCTGATAGCCCACAAAGGGTGCAATGCGGTAGTCTCTCTTCTCTATCCACAAATTTCTGA